The Niallia circulans nucleotide sequence CCTGATAGAGTCGTTGCATTAGATGCTATCGGTATTTGTTTAGCGGGCTTGACTGCTTTAATATCGATTGTCCTTAACACAAGTGCTTTTCTTGAAGTGATTTTAGTAATCGGCATCCTCGCGTTCATTGGAACGGTAGCTTTTTCTAAATTTTTAGAGAAGGGAGAGGTGATTGAAAATGACCGAGATAGTTAAGGGGATTGTTGGCTTGTTAATAGCAATTGGAGTTCTGCTGCATTTAGTGGCTGCTTTAGGTGTCATCCGACTTCCAGATGTTTATACGAGAAATCACGCAGCATCTAAAGCAGCAACGCTTGGAATAATGCTCATTCTTCTGGCTACTTTTTTATATTTTTATTTTATAAATGGTCAGTTTAATTCAAGAATTTTACTAGGGATTGCTTTCTTCTTTCTAACTTCACCTGTTGC carries:
- a CDS encoding Na(+)/H(+) antiporter subunit F1 translates to MYMAILLIVVAMIGFTYRAIKGPTTPDRVVALDAIGICLAGLTALISIVLNTSAFLEVILVIGILAFIGTVAFSKFLEKGEVIENDRDS
- the mnhG gene encoding monovalent cation/H(+) antiporter subunit G produces the protein MTEIVKGIVGLLIAIGVLLHLVAALGVIRLPDVYTRNHAASKAATLGIMLILLATFLYFYFINGQFNSRILLGIAFFFLTSPVAGHLIGRAAYNSGVELWDKSVRDDLKSSRSSKESN